AGCCTCAGACTATAAAATAATTTGCACTAATTTTAGCACTCTATTTTTTATCAATATACCTCAGATAGATGATCGAAACGAAGCTAAAAGATTTATGAGCTTTATAGATATTATTTATGATTTAAAAATAAATGTTATCTTTTTAGCAGAAACAGAGGTAAAGCAAATATACAAAGAAAGAGATGGAAGCTTTGAATTCCAAAGATGCATTTCAAGAATTATCGAAATGCAATCTGAAAATTATATAAATAAAATTAATTAGAATCTATCTGAGCTGAGCTTTTAGCAAATTTTTCAACTAAAGCTCCAAGTTCTGTCTGACTACACAAACCAAGCAAAACAGGATCTTTTGGATTAATATGTGTCATGTTAGCATAAGATCTATCTTTAATAGATTCTATAGTTTTTTTGGTGGTTCCAATAAGCTTAACTATTTTACTATCTGGTATTTCGGGATGATTCTTCACCAACCATGCAATTGCATCTGGCTTATCCCTTCTTTTTGCTATCGGTATATATTTTACTTTCTTAATCTTTCTATTAGATTTAGGCGTAACTAATTCTATTAGATTTAGCTTAATATCTGGATTGTTTTGAGCTTCTGTTAAATTTTCACTGGTAATCTGACCTAAAATTACTGGATTCTGACCTTCTATTTGCTGTTCAGATTCATCATCAGCGATAGTTTGCACTTCCATTTCGTGCATATTACAAAATTCAGCAATTTGTGTAAATGTTAGACTAGTATTTTCTACTAACCACACCGCTGTAGCTAGGGGCATAAGTGGTTCAGCCATAATTATTAAATAAAAAATTAAAAAAATATTTATAAATGTATATGGTAAATTGTCAATTCATTGTTACAATAGTAATTTATTTGTTTGATAATGAAATTATACCTAGTCTTCATCTATATTTTTCTATTTTTTAGAGTAAGTGCTTTCGCGGAAAATGAGAGCTTAGTAGTATTAGCTCCTAAAAATATGTCCTTTGCCTTAACGGAAATCTTTAGGGAATATTCTACAAAATATAACAAGAAAGTCACCGGTTCATTTAACAATCTTAATTTACTTATAAAAGATATTTTAGATGGTAAGCAAGCAAACATAATTATTACTGACCATACAGATTGGATTACTAGCTTAAAACAAAAGGGTTTAATTAATATTTCAAGCATAACAAACTTAGTTGAAGATAAACTTACCTTGGTCGCAAACAAAGATTTTTACAACTTTAATTACACTACATTGTCCGAGCTAAATAATTATGAAGATAAAGTTGATTTTTATCAAAACTTCACTTTATTTATTCCTAACTGGACTAATGATATGGCTGGTATGTACACACATAATGCGCTTAAACATATGAAATATTTGTTCAACTCAAAAAATAAAATTATAGAAGTGGCAGACCCACTTGCCGAATTAATTAAAATAAATGATTCAATTGCTATCACTAGATATTCAAACTCATATGATAATCAAAATATAAATATTATAGAAATAATAGATTTAAAGTATCATCAAAGATTTATTTACCAAATTACAATAATAGCAGGAGAAAATATGCAAGAAGCTAGAAAATTTCTTGAGTTTATCACTAATGATGAGATTTTAAATATTTTTATAAAACATGGTTTTCAAAAAATCTGATGAATTTTATTTTGAATGAATATCCAACTTTATTAATTATTTTAACATTAGCTTTAGCTACTATTATCACCGTTAAAATAATAAGATTTACCTTTAACCTTATTAAATATCTGTATTTAACGCAAAAATATAGTGTTAAATATGACAAGGAAACAAGGAAATATTTAAAAAATCATAATAATAAACCAGAAGAAATAATTGAAAGAAACCAAGAAAAAGAAATGGAACTCATAAATGAGACCAGAAGATTAAATCAAGCAAAAGAGTTAAGTAATGTACCACAAGAAACAACAATAGTTGGTATTGCTAAACCTAAAGGAATCTGGACTAAATATGTTACTGAACAA
This Alphaproteobacteria bacterium DNA region includes the following protein-coding sequences:
- a CDS encoding solute-binding protein, which encodes MKLYLVFIYIFLFFRVSAFAENESLVVLAPKNMSFALTEIFREYSTKYNKKVTGSFNNLNLLIKDILDGKQANIIITDHTDWITSLKQKGLINISSITNLVEDKLTLVANKDFYNFNYTTLSELNNYEDKVDFYQNFTLFIPNWTNDMAGMYTHNALKHMKYLFNSKNKIIEVADPLAELIKINDSIAITRYSNSYDNQNINIIEIIDLKYHQRFIYQITIIAGENMQEARKFLEFITNDEILNIFIKHGFQKI
- a CDS encoding DUF1013 domain-containing protein; its protein translation is MAEPLMPLATAVWLVENTSLTFTQIAEFCNMHEMEVQTIADDESEQQIEGQNPVILGQITSENLTEAQNNPDIKLNLIELVTPKSNRKIKKVKYIPIAKRRDKPDAIAWLVKNHPEIPDSKIVKLIGTTKKTIESIKDRSYANMTHINPKDPVLLGLCSQTELGALVEKFAKSSAQIDSN